The following coding sequences lie in one Haematobia irritans isolate KBUSLIRL chromosome 3, ASM5000362v1, whole genome shotgun sequence genomic window:
- the LOC142231753 gene encoding uncharacterized protein LOC142231753 has translation MPGLKLMCPICTDDLEETNEIYATSCGHIYHHSCMRQWQSRSTSCPQCRHHNPTSYKLYLIINDAPDESVINPDQAAVQQDLNTRLESSVDKINELTAQNQEAELNFFHLQEQYTIEQELRRRLEQRAAEFTNNEDNFLKLHAQYTELEHRVKLLEEENERLTLENEFKAEEITLNRNEIAELSAKNLRVNNDHLLQLHENVSEYEDRLKMLQQENRNLIRENESKSKEIQLKSREILALKNLSKENCKSDDVKLKAKLKILEDKLEQVTQKLDKEISNSMQLSIDRIKLQSQIQRMHLQKNCGEDRPRVNTGEENKRMNITNSESKPQNIKSNKVASKSVVFQKFPYNEIKYPLEDVIILIASKIEVNISKEDIVKANILDRIPNNKPPKDVCVYVEFRTDDLKNLILSKARLLKTTDVSFKSINIKEYIDRKIHSVFGYANRKLREVGFSYITCKHNCVVAKKNINDMGEFQINNKREVDELVLKYSGNPTSLP, from the exons ATGCCTGGCTTAAAGTTAATGTGTCCAATTTGCACCGATGATCTTGAGGAAACAAACGAAATCTATGCGACCAGTTGTGGCCACATATATCACCATTCCTGTATGCGACAATGGCAAAGCCG ATCGACAAGTTGTCCACAGTGCCGCCACCATAATCCAACATCCTACAAATTGTATCTTATTATAAACGATGCCCCCGATGAAAGTGTGATCAACCCAGATCAGGCTGCAGTTCAGCAAGATTTAAATACACGATTGGAGTCGAGCGTTGATAAAATAAATGAACTTACTGCACAAAACCAAGAGGCAGAACTAAATTTCTTTCATCTTCAAGAACAATACACCATTGAACAAGAGCTACGTAGGCGATTGGAGCAAAGAGCTGCCGAGTTCACTAATAATGAggataatttcttaaaattacaTGCTCAGTACACGGAACTGGAGCACCGAGTTAAACTTTTGGAAGAGGAGAATGAGCGTTTGACCTTAGAGAATGAGTTCAAAGCGGAGGAAATCACTTTGAACAGGAATGAGATTGCCGAGCTAAGTGCGAAAAACCTCAGAGTAAATAATGATCACTTGCTTCAATTACATGAAAATGTTTCCGAATATGAGGATAGGCTGAAAATGCTGCAACAGGAAAATAGAAATCTTATCCGAGAAAATGAATCCAAATCAAAAGAAATTCAGCTAAAATCAAGAGAAATTTTAGCATTGAAAAATCTTAGCAAAGAAAATTGCAAATCGGATGATgttaagctaaaagctaaattgaAGATATTGGAAGATAAGTTGGAGCAAGTAACACAGAAATTAGATAAGGAGATATCAAATTCTATGCAGCTTTCCATAGATAGAATAAAACTGCAGAGTCAAATACAACGAATGCATCTGCAGAAAAATTGCGGAGAAGACAGGCCTAGGGTCAATACGGGAGAAGAAAACAAACGGATGAATATAACAAATTCTGAAAGTAAACCACAAAATATAAAGTCGAACAAAGTGGCCTCAAAGAGTGTGGTCTTTCAAAAGTTCCCatacaatgaaattaaatatccCCTGGAGGATGTAATCATACTTATTGCTTCCAAAATTGAAGTGAATATATCCAAAGAAGACATAGTGAAGGCAAACATTCTAGATCGCATTCCAAACAACAAACCTCCAAAGGATGTTTGTGTATATGTTGAGTTCAGAACTGATGATTTAAAAAACCTTATTCTATCTAAGGCACGATTGCTGAAGACCACCGATGTCTCTTTCaaatctataaatataaaagagTACATTGACAGGAAAATACACAGTGTCTTTGGGTATGCCAACAGGAAACTGCGAGAAGTAGGATTTTCATATATAACTTGCAAACACAATTGTGTGGTAgccaagaaaaatataaatgataTGGGAGAATTTCAAATTAATAACAAAAGAGAAGTCGATGAACTAGTGCTAAAGTATTCAGGGAATCCAACATCATTGCCTTAG